The genomic interval CAAAGCTTTTCTTCGatcagtacatcgtgaacaaggcgccacctagggtgtcttacgacctgttcgacgtaaggcaataccagggagagtccctcagggactatctgaatcgtTTCGGAGCACATATGGTTCGCTCACCTGCCAAggacgaggagatgttggtatacgcCTTTAAAAAGGGCGTACTGCCTGGACCTTTCAGCGAGGCGCTGATTAGgggccaccccgccacgtttgctgaagttcgGCGACTTgctgtggcccacatcgccgacgagagcgaggTTGCAGAAAAGAGAGGGAACGTGGCTCCTGCTAGGCCACGGGCCCAAACTAGAattcagccgcagagggtgctggagacggcggcggccaaaaaggatcaaaggactcgccatccttacgatccaaagaaaaacaaggggaaGGGTCCAGGGCGCCTTAGGGAGTTCAATCGCTCCCCGAGGTACATGTtcgtcatgggattggcggacctgatcgccattcccaacatagctgccaggcttAAGCCGCCTGAGAAAGTCTcagacaaggtgttaggaccaaaaccgaATGCATGGTGTGAATTCCACCAAAGTTTTGGTCACTCCCTTGATTCGTGGTTGGCCCTGGGTTACCAACTCGACGATTTGGTCAAGAGCGGCTTCTTGAATGActacctgctggacaagagaACGGGGTAAGCGTCGAGCTCTCAGCCGGTGAGCAGTGAGGgccagcagcatgagatgcccactcacggcgagatccacaccatcgctggaggtttctcaggtggtggatgtactgcatcacagaggaagaaatatgcaaggtctgtgatggcagTAGATGTGTTCGAAGAGCACTCGtcagatgtggacattacgttcacaaaggagcatctcagggacgttgtgcctcatgacaacgatcccatagttgtcTCGctagtcacggcgggaaggaaggtccatcgGGTACTGGTGGATCAAGGACGCTCGGCatatgtcatgttctggccgagTTTCACCAAGCTGCAAttaccccttgaccagttaaggccctacggaggatgcttatatgggttcgctggcgaccaggtggaggtcaggggatacattgagttgagaaccacgttcACAGACAAGGcggcctcgaggacggagaagatcaagtacctcgtcgtgaatgccccctcggcgtataacattctgttgggaagaccaagcctcaacagaataggagttgtgccctcaacaaggcacatgaaggttaaattgccgtcgatggaaggggtggtgatcaccataaggtctgaccagaaggaggcaaagaagtgttacgaaaacagcctcaagaccAAGAGGTCGGTGAGCTACGTCACCATGACCCCACCTCCCAGTGTGGAGCCTGGGACAGCAGAGAGGCGAGTTGTCGACGCGGCGATGGAAGTGaccgccggaggcgatgtcgTCATGGTTGACGCCGAAGCAGGGGGAGAGAACGCCGGTCGGGAGGAAGAAGCAAGAAACCGCCCAGAAGAGGCTAGGGAGTCGGGAATCGctagggcggtgatcgccagtgaAACAatgcccaaacccgtcgaggagtggcttgagagggagatcgggggcaaggtcttcaagtcgggaagatctttggaaggtgagattcaagaccagatcgccaaggtgatagaaaggcatctggatgcttttgcatggtctgcttcagacatgccgggaatcgatcccgatttcttgtgtcaccacCTAGCAATGGACACaaaggtcagaccagtgcgacagagaagaagaaagtttaatgaggagagaagacaggcgattagggacgaaacgcagaagctcctcgccgcgggtcatatcagggaagtccagtaccctgaatggttggccaatgtcgtgctggtgaggaagagtaacgggaagtggcgcatgtgcgtcgacttcacggatctaaacaaggcttgcccaaaggattcataccctttgccaagtatagacgccctggtcaacagtgcagcagggtgcaagttgttgagcttcctcgATGCCTTCTCTgagtacaaccagatcaagatgcatcctatggatgaagagaagaccgccttcatgactaagagatcgtgctactgctacaaagtgatgcccttcgggctgaaaaatgcaggggctacgtaccaaaggttgatggacaaggtacttgcaccgatgctgggaaggaatgtgcaagcgaacgtagatgatatggtcgtaaCCTCGctagaaaaaagcaagcacatcTAAGATCTGGAGGAGGTGTTTACCACGATCGCCAAGTACAAattaaagctaaaccccgagaagtgcatttttgacgtagaggcagggaagttcttgggtttcctcttgactgaaaggggaattgaagcaaatcctgataagtgtgcggccatattggcgatgagaagcccgactaccataaaggaggtgcagcagcttacaagtcagatggccgccctatctcgtttcgtgtcagctagtggagagaaaggccatccgtatttccaatgcTTAAGGCGAAACAATAGGTTTGCCTGGTCAAAGGAATGCGAAGAAGCATTCGtaaagcttaaagagtacctggcgagtccgccggttttgtgcaagcctttggtaggaacccctctcaggttgtattttgctgtaactgaggggacggtgagtgcggtgctcgcccaagatcaggATCATACTCAGAAACCTATCTActtcgttagcaaggtgttacaaggcccagaagtaaggtatcaggccttggagaaagctgcactggcagttgtattctcggcgaggaggttgcgccactattttcaaaGCTTCACGGTGCTGGTGATGATACACTTGCCTATCCAGAAAGTCTTAAaaaagcctgatgtagctgggagaatggtgaagtgggcggtggagctgtcggagttcgacatcaagtacgaaccccgaggaccgatcaatgGGCAaattttcgctgattttgtggtcgtGCTCTCGTCAGAAGtagcacgagttgagggggacgattttcgttgggtactttcggtggacggaCCGTCTAActagcagggcagcggtgctggagtcattctagaaggcCCAACgacgtgctgatagaacagtccctgaggtttgcctttaaagctagcaacaatcaagcagaatatgaggcatTGATTGCAGGGatcttgttggctaaggagatgggagctaagGTGTTGGTGGCCAAAAGTGACtcgttgttggtcacgggacaagtatcaggcgagttccaggccaaggatccacaaatggcggcttacctggagtatgtgcaggattTGAAGGGTTCCTTTGCCTCGTTCGATGTGGTGCATGTACCcagggagcaaaatgcccgagctgacctgctagccaagctcgccagctcaggcaagggggataggcagaggactgttattcaagaaactctgaagacgcctagggcgtttgtagcagatcaccagGTTCTTCAGGTAAGTAAGTCGACGGGGAGAGGGGCGAGAAGTCACAGGTCCTTaacccaggagaccttgagaatgccaagaataagagcatgtcgaggggagagggtgaacgtggcgcaggtctgcgctacgcatagGCCAGACAaatggataacgcaataccagcgttgcttggcagatggcgttctcccgcttgatccgacggaggctaggaagataaagaagaactctggCAAGTTCACCTTGAtcgacggcgagctgtacaggtttgggtttacgcACCCACTCCTAGTATGTGTGCACGGTGAAAAAtgcacaagaattatggccgagctccatgaaggtatatgtgggagtcacatcaGGGGTCGAGCTCAGGCTGCAAgagctctccgtgcaggttattactggccaacgatgagggaggactgcaagaagtatgctcaatgttgcaagcaatgttagcagcacgccgattggcacaaggcactcCTGTGCCTGCCTCTGAGCTACCCCTGGTCCTTTAGCACATCTTGAGGGGCTATCAATAGGAGACCATGGGGAACTTCAGTGATGAGGTGCTGCCAGAGAACATGGCCCTCAGCCTTGGTGGATTCTTCGCTCATGCCAAATCTTCCTTCCACCAGGCTGAGGTGAAGGCCAAGGAGCAACAGGCTCTGACAGATGAACTGGCTCTAGTAAAAGAGCAAATGGCTAACTAGGCTCAACGATTCTTTACTCAAGAGGCTGCCTTGACCCAGGAGCTGAGTGTCCTTCGAAAGGCTGAGCTGGAGGCCAACAAAAAGCTTCACGATGAAGGTCAGAAGTACACCACCCTTCTAACCAAAGTGGTGCCACTACGAGCTGAACTAGTGCAACTTAAGGAAGCTGTTGCGGCCAACATAGCCAAAATGACCAGCCTTGAAGAGCGCTCTGTTACCCGGGAGGTGCACCTGGGTAAGGTTGAAGATGATCTCAATGAAAAGATTGAAGCCTTAGCGAAAGCAAGGAGGAGCTTGTTGCAAAAACTGAGGCCCTTGAGAAAATCAAGGTTGAACTAGCTGAGCAGGCCAAAAACTTTAAGGAGACCAAACAAGAGCTTTCAGAGAAAGCTGAAGCCCTTGTCAAAGCTGAGAAAGAGATGGCTGCCCAAGCTGAGGGCTTCAAGAAGGTCTAGACAGAACTTATCGACGACGTTGCGGATGCCTACGCCATCGGGTTTGAAGACGCCCTAGCTCAGGTTGTTTGTAAACACCCTGAGATGGACACTTTGCCCTTTGCTACAGCGAACCACGTCGTCGAAGGGCAAGTCATGCCAAGGTGTCCTCAACCGAATGTTGCTTAGCTTCTAGGCTTGAAAACTGTATTCCTAAGAACATTTCATACTTTGAATGTAACTTTGCACTTTTTAACTTAACTACTTTGCTCATTTATTCTTGCGTTTTTACTCGCCTCCTTTACTAACAACACTTCTGATGCTAACTTCATACTGTACTTTTACGATTCTCTAGGACTTTGATCCTTAGGTAGCACGCTGTCTCACCCCTCACCTTTAACTTGCTTAACTCTTTGTGAAGGTAACAAGCATGCATGACCTTTTCGACTCCCCTTGTCTTTACCTCTTGCTTTGGACAAGGATCCTTTTGCTTTGGAACTTGTTTGTACCTTGCGATCTTGGGGTGCTTACCCTCAAAGCGCGTTTCTGGCCTCATCTTCGCTTAGAGGCGAAGGATGACTTATCTGGCCGAAGCCTACTGTTCatacttggtgcccacgctcgaGGAGGAGGCGTCCTGAAGGATGCCGTCGTTCCccctcgaggtgtctaaacacctaGACGACTGgtgcacttggtgcccacgctcaAGGAGGAGGCGTCCCGAAGGATGCCGTCGTTCCccctcgaggtgtctaaacacctaGACGACTGgtgcacttggtgcccacgctcaAGGAGGAGGCGTCCCAAAGGGAGTTGTCGCCCTtgtcgaggtgtctaaacaccaagacgacaggtgcacttggtgcccactccctctcgaggtgtctaaacaccaaggcaaccCGTTCATCACCAGTCGAATTTTGCTAGTCACGCTTGGTGCCCACGTTCGAGGAGGCGGCGTTCCTAGAGGGAGCGACCATTCCTCCTTGAAGTGTCTAAACATCAAGGCAACGGGTTCGTTTCTTACTGAACCGTGCTGTCTGCGCCTAGTGCCCACGCTCGAGGAGGAGGTGCCTCGGACAAGGTTGCCcctccctctcgaggtgtctaaacaccagagTGATGGCGTTCTCCCCTGCATTGTACAAAAACTCTGGAATACttgagaatgtaattttattgggtgacctcattaaaaaacccttgtaagggaaaaagagtgtcccctgaAACTGTATACAATGCAAGagtttttaactgaaataaaacttgaggttggctgcattccaggtCCGAGGAATGGGgcctccctccaaagtctcaAGCCTGTACGCCCCGTTTCCTAGAGCTTCTGTCACCCTAAAGGGGTCAGTCCACTTGGAGGgcaacttgttctccaactaGTATGGGTGAGCCTTCTGCATTACCAGGTTAACGACTTGGAACTGTCTGGGTTTCAGCTTAGAACTGTGCTTatgctccacccttctctttactgGTTCAGCCTTATCCTCGCCTCCTCCCTCACCTCGTCCAGCAGATCCATGTTCacccttctctcttcattggactcttcagccacAAAGCTGTGGAAGCGTGGCGAACTCTCCTGAATCTCAATTGGGATCATTGCGTCTGACCCGTACACCAAGCTGAAAGGTGTCTCTCCAGTGGTGGACTGAGGAGTGGTGTGTTAGGCCCACACTATTCTAGAAACCTCCTCCGCCCAGGTCCCTTTAGCTTTCTCGAGTCTCCTCTTCAGACCCCTGAGCAAGATTCTGTTAGCggactctacctgcccatttgtCTAAGGGTGCttgactgatgcgaacacctgctttatcTCGACCTCTGTACACAGCTTGCCCAGTTGCTGGCTTGTGAACTGTGTACCATTTTCAGAGACAAGGTGCCTTGGCATGCCAAAACAGCATACTGGATGGCCACTaccagatacttcatctgccttattgctaaagggaagggtcccagaatgtcgattccccacgtgtgaaaaggccacgggctttaaatcgacctcagctcttctggaggcgccttgtgccaatcggcgtgctgttggcactgcttgcaccgctgggcgtgccttatgcaatcttctctcattgtgggCCAATAATAACCCGCACGGACTACCTTCGACGCCAAAGAGCGTCCTCCCACATGACTACCGCAGATCCCCTCATGAAGCTCTGCCATTATAGGCGTGCACAGCTCTCCACTCACGCACACCAGGATCGGGTGAGTGAAACCGCTGAACAGCTCTCCAACCAGGAGGGTGtactgttagaatgtatggctttaaactagagggggggtgaatggtttaaagagggttttcaaaAACCTTTAAGCCttaaatgaaattacttcgagaatatcttgattaagaaattagtttttcaaaacacaaagcaaaaagcataGCTCTTTGATCAACACttcaaactctaagcaatctcaactttttctcttaagcaaaatcagtgaaaaactcatatatgtttttctgtatatattctgatcctgcctgttgaccggagcgctggagaatgcctcgtcaaaggatcgacgtgcgcgccgcttctcacttccgttcctcctctggatctatctcaagaacctgcaaagaaacgatacggcgccgctgcggccgatcgcactccgacgctcaagtcagtgacggtatcaccaaatactaagaactggaaccgtgcaaactctctctctcacaaacagctctgtcactcgcaagcgtaaagtgtattaactgaacgtgcgtacctcagaaagttcgttaagagctcttatatacctggtgattttctctctcctggcagttacagacttggacacgtggctcgtatccaactgtacacgtgccatcatctggaggctccctgacttggcgctgcttctactctcattttggctaagttacctatgcatggtactgcccagtgcatagctaacttaggagtgcgatccctactgaaactggcgagttagggtcttcatacaccttccctgtggtctcgccggccgccttcataatctgcttctcctttatcttcggcgatgtgcttgttctggcgatctccgactgcttggtcgcctgagtctgcatctggcgacttcatcctcaacctggcgatcgcctattctggtaagctggagatcggaacactccaacttaacaatcggcgactacacgtgcctcccgacttccttcctaactgccaacctggcgccttgtcaacacgcctacactgtagcagggtgccacgtcatcgcacccgaccaccagggcggtacacaagccccccagtcttaagcgaagacttgtctagcgaaaagactgaaaaagccttcgttaacaccggtctacgtggcatggacgcagaattccaagcgatagtactttctgttgctctgacgctccaccaaacccttcgcgcatcgttcgacacgtggctctcatcaacggctatcttcatctgccgttagcgcttcccaaaaccatttcgaaaacccttaaaccccttacgctcctactgttccatcactttcttcacacttgcatacgctctcatttccttctgcgaaagctctcgacgttcctcgacgctctagatcaccacctcccttcaacgttctcctgatcatcgaaaggtaactactttccttcatctgctgggttcccttgcattttcaccgatttgcatcatcctgtaactgtctggtacatacgctgtgggctgtttttccatttctccttctgcgtaacttagggctttgtcgatcgtcgcaacgaactcacattcgttcgtctttcaccttccttctatgattgagtcagcctttgtaaccctcctgattatttttttctttcttcttcgtttgcagttgctatcatgactcgcacgaagatcaccccgaacccccctccatcagcgcgaaaccctcctccacaagcacacgactcaacgcaagttcgtggtgctccctcttcgcaggctgtgaggcctgcgtcttcccaaaccgctctggcctaggcgactccaccaaacgctggaggagcccccatccctctgccagacttcaagactttatacccatgggctaacccaaccctcttaaaggaaacctcgtcggtgaacactgcgggagcggttctgcgattgaccaatggggacgaggcccaccaatcgtttcacaaggagcacgatgagagaatgatggtgctgccttgccccgccgctctgccagtgtgcgccgatgacaaagtgagcgccgacgggcccttctgcttcgtctacaccactttcttcaagaaggtcaaactcaggttccctcttactcgatttgagagggaactcttaaccgagctcaacatcgctgccgcccagcttcaccccaacagctgggcgtttgtccgagctttcgagataacgtgcgcccacctggggttgcccgcgtcagtggacgtgtttttattcctgtttgaggccaagcacccaggagatcgcctgtgggtcagcctgaatgccattgctgggagatccattttcaccatcttccagcagtcgtacaaggattggaaggggaagttcatccaggttcgcgcaaatgacaaagacccttcccttctcgacggtttcccatTGTaatgggtggacaaggggaaaaaggagtccaagagatgcttcaggaggcccagaagtcctgat from Phaseolus vulgaris cultivar G19833 chromosome 1, P. vulgaris v2.0, whole genome shotgun sequence carries:
- the LOC137815677 gene encoding uncharacterized protein → MAQMMEIMRALQENVEASRIEQAKMHEDLVASQARNEELSKVTEELRQALHELRGRATDEEVTSSSLPRVFPMPFAQAITDTVIPASVVAVKASFTGVEDHEAHLTAFHTQMMLSGCSDAVYCKVFMSTLQGTALEWFVSLPTGHITSFQHFSKLFFDQYIVNKAPPRVSYDLFDVRQYQGESLRDYLNRFGAHMVRSPAKDEEMLVYAFKKGVLPGPFSEALIRGHPATFAEVRRLAVAHIADESEVAEKRGNVAPARPRAQTRIQPQRVLETAAAKKDQRTRHPYDPKKNKGKGPGRLREFNRSPRYMFVMGLADLIAIPNIAARLKPPEKVSDKVLGPKPNAWCEFHQSFGHSLDSWLALGYQLDDLVKSGFLNDYLLDKRTG
- the LOC137815678 gene encoding uncharacterized protein: MGAKVLVAKSDSLLVTGQVSGEFQAKDPQMAAYLEYVQDLKGSFASFDVVHVPREQNARADLLAKLASSGKGDRQRTVIQETLKTPRAFVADHQVLQVSKSTGRGARSHRSLTQETLRMPRIRACRGERVNVAQVCATHRPDKWITQYQRCLADGVLPLDPTEARKIKKNSGKFTLIDGELYRFGFTHPLLVCVHGEKCTRIMAELHEGICGSHIRGRAQAARALRAGYYWPTMREDCKKYAQCCKQC